Within Bos indicus x Bos taurus breed Angus x Brahman F1 hybrid chromosome 2, Bos_hybrid_MaternalHap_v2.0, whole genome shotgun sequence, the genomic segment GCAGGAAATAGATCCTGGTGGTTATGAGTTAGATTCCCCAGTAGGATGATGCAAGATGAACAATAGAATAACATCTATTTCCTCTGCTCATCCTTCATGGCCTGTTCCAGATTTCTTGAGATGGAGATTGCTATTTCAGATGAGCGTTTCCAAAAAGGATGGAGGGCTTAAGACCCATGCTTATTATCCCACATCCAAGTTTCAAACAGGATTCTGCCGAGCATGACATAGTGCTCATCAAGCTGACACGCCCCCTAAAGCTCAACGACCAGGTAAAACTGGCAGCTCTGCCCAGCCCCACGACCAACAGGATGGACGACTGCGCTGTTTTTGGCTGGGGCTGGTCATGGCAGAATTCTGGTGAGTGACCCTCAAGACGGACTCGTAGTGCTCCTTGACTGCCCACTCTGTGAGGGTTGTCGTATCATTGAATTATTAGAGATCAAGAGAGCTGATAGGGTCCTGAGAACTTATACATCTTAACTTCTAATTTTATGAATGTGGAAATTGAGGCCAAAATTGGTCATAGGATAGACCTTGTCTTATAAGGGGTAACATGGTTATGGATGGCTGGAGGTCTCTGGAATCCTGTATTCTTGACTCATTTATCATTCAGATGCAGGTGAAGGGTGGGGGCGTGTATGGGTGAGGAAGGGGTTGAGGGTCATCCTGCTGGTGATGCTGAATGTGGCTCCTTCTTTAGAAACTGACAGAATTCACAAGTAAAGCCGTGCACACCCAAGTCCAAGGCACGCAGTGTCCAGCACCGGAACCAGATGCTGGCTTTCTCGTttcatctgttttcttctctggttccctttcaatttattttttctttcgtTGAATGACAGAGAGGTTAATTACAGataagagggaggggaggagagaagagagggagatgaATGTGTGAAggaccaaagaaaaataaaccctgtctctctctccaccccGCCCTCACCCTGCGTGTGCACGTGCTCAGAGCCAAAGCCTGATGTCAAGATAAACCAGACTGTCTCTTGCTTCCCTAATGAACATTGTGAAGCTTCCCCTATAGGAAAAACGCCTGTTAAGATCACAGAGAACATGTTCTGTGCAGGATTGTCTCTGGAGAGCAAACACACGTGTAAGGTAATTCTTTCCCCTTGGGCCCTCCCAAGTTTGTTCTGGGACACTGTTTGGGGGTCCACATAGCTCCTTCAACACAATCCAGTTTCCTGTTTACATCCAAGAAGAGATCAAGGTAAATGCGGTCCAGGAAGAACCAATCCTGAATGAACATGAATGTGAGTGTGGAGACACCTGAGTGTTTCCTTTCTCTATGGCTTCCGCTGATGTAGCCTAGGGTGAGTGATGGCTCGGGTCCCAGATGGCCACCAGACATTTCTCCCAACCCTCATCACCTGAATCTTTCTGTCTGGGCTCCTCAGATGGGCACTGGGTACGAGGTTATCTTTGTTCTGGCTACTGTGCCTGACCCATCTCTCCTCTTTCTAACAGGAAGTACTTGCTGCCCCAATCCTGTGCCAAAAtcagctccaggggatcttatcctGGTCAGAAGGGTGTGTTCTGAGAGGTGACGTTGGCTACTACACCAAGGTTTCTCGCTATACAGACTGGATCCACAGAGTCATCAGCGCTTACTGAACTCTCCCTGTTCCCTCTCCAGCAGCCTCAGACCTGGGTCTACCATCTGTGACCCTGTTTCCCTCTAGCCCAGAAAAAGACAGGAATAGAGTCTTTGGTTGTAAGAAGgtttctcttccttctgttccTTCTTGAATGCTCTTCTCCTTTCTCAGTCCCAACCTGAATGATCATTGAAGGATTTGAGCTGAAtaatgtggctcagatggtaaagaatccacctacaatgtgggagacctgggtttgatccctggatcgggaagatcccctggaggagggcatggccacccactccagtattcttgcctggagcatccccatggacagaggagcctggcgggctgcagtccatggggtcacagagttggacacgaccgtaGGGACTAAGCACACCATGCTGTCATAAATGGGATGACTTCTCACCACTCCTTGCCTTTCTTCCAACTCTCTACTTACCTGCTGTGGCTCCTCAGACCTTCCTGGAGTCATGCTCCCCAGCCTTCCAAAGCACATGTGACAGTAAGACTGAGCACCTCTGGCTGCCTCCTCTGTCTGACATCACTTACTGCTGAGTCAGCCTTCAGTGTGTGCTGTCTCACTCTCTCATATCTAATCAAGTGGCAGTAATGCTGGGATGTTAAACAGGCTGCCGGCAGTATTACTGTTAGAAATGGAAGCTAGAATTTTATGGGGACAAGAATTATAAAGacgtcagggacttccctggtggtccagtggttagaactccactCCCTGCTTTTACTGCAGAGGTCCTGCGTTTGATCttcagtcagggaactaagattcccacaagctgcaaggcacagccaattttttttttttttaattatagaccTTAAAAAGGTTAGGAGATGAGGGAGGAGTTAAATGGGTCAGATCACCAACAGGAAAAGAGGGACAATCTCCGGAGAGATCTTTCCTAATGCTAAGCAAGAAAACTCCTAGGTGGCTGCAAAGAGAATACTAGAAGCAACGGAGAAATACTGAAATCTGAGTGGCTGtaagtgtgtctctgtgtgtgtgtgtgtgtgtgcatgcgcacacGCATATGCACATAAGCCTGTGTAGATTGGAGGGGGTGTGCCCAGAATGATCTCACTGATCCAAAATCTTTCTTACACCAACTTCCAGTTCAGCTGATTTTCTTCAACCTTGCTTTCCTATCTATAAAGGTAGGAGGCTAcctttataaattattaaattgtttaaaaactaaaatatgtcCTATATTGTCATTCTAacaatttattttggaaatgtttaaGACAAGCAGTTGCAGAAAACATTGCAAAGAGTTTCTGGGTAACTAATATCGCCCCAGTGATAGTATCTCCTATAACCATAGTAACATGTCAAATCCAGAAAATTCACAGTGGCTCAATGCTGTTTACTTACATACAGACCTTATTTGGTTTTACCAGTCTTTATTCACATACACTCTTTTTAGGGGGTAAAATTTGAAGCGTTACCACATTTGTGGATTTCTATAACCGTTGCCACAATCAGAATCCAGAACTGTCCCGATAACAAGGAAGGAACTTCTTCGTGTTACACTTGAAAAACCACCTCAATAATCACACCCTCTTCCAGTCCTAAGGCTTTGAAACCACTGATCAATCCTCCAATCACTGCAGTTTTGTCACGTTGAGAGTGTCGTCCAAAATGCAATCCATGTGACCCCACTGCGTGTTTTCGATAGGTGATGTTCCGGGGGTCCTCTCACTGCCGTCTCCTTTCTGTCTGAAGTTCATTTAGCCATTCTCGTGGAGCAGGTGTGCTGCTAACAGATTCTCTTACCGTTCCTTCACCTTCCTTCCTGAGGGATACATTTTACTTGGTAAAGAATTCTGGGCTGACAGTGCttttctttcaggacttgaaaaatCTTTACCTCTTCCTTCGACTGTCCTTCAAGTTTCTGAGGAGAAATCTGCTGTCATTTGAATCATTATTTCTCAGTAATCCATtgtttctctctagctgtggcagcTTTACAAGAGTTTTCCTTTGTCCTACGTTTTCAGAAGTTTGATTATGATGTATCTGGGTGTGAAGGCCTTAAAATGTATTCTATTTAGGGTTCACTCAGTTTTCTGAATCTGGAAGCTTATGTCTTTCACCAAATTTGAGCCActgttttttcaaatgtttttctgctcAGTATCCTGTTTCTTCTTTGGAAACTTTGATAATGTGAATGTCAGATCTTCTGTTACTATCCCACAAGTCCGGGGGATCTATTCATTTTACtaaaaatctcttttctttctggtgctcatatttatcatttctattGCTCTAAGTTCACTGATACTTCTGGCACCCCATTTCACTATTGAGCCattgttttaattatgttttttattttttatactttacatTGCTTTCACATCTTGGGACCCTTGCTGACCAGAGAGAGACTGGCCCTCCCAGAGCTAACTAATTCCTTCAGAGAGCAAATGACACTCCTTCACGTGCTTTTCATATTGCAAACCAACCACTCCAGAGCCCATATCCCAACAACCTTTCTCACCTAACATTCACACATCAAGCCAGTATTTCCCCTGCCCTAAATCAGCACCCCTGGGCCAAGTACTAGACAAGCAGAGACCACCACTGTGACCCAGTGGCTATGAAAACTCTCCAGTccttacagccactatggagaacagtgtggagattccttaaaaagctgggaatagaactgccgtacgacccagcaatcccaccggctgggcatacacaccaaggaaaccagaactgaaagagacacaagtATCCCAATGttccactatttacaatagctaggacatggagcaacatagatgtccactggcagatgaatggataagaaagttgtgatacatatacacaatggaatattactcagctataaaaaagaatgcatttggctcagctctaatgaggtggatgaaactggagcctgttatatggagtgaagtaagccagaaagagaaacaccaatacagtatgttaatgcatatatatggaatttagaaagatggtaacgatgaccctatatgtgagacagcaaaatggatacagatgtaaagaacagacttttggagtctgtgggaaaaggcaagggtgggatgatttgagagaatagcattgaaacatgtatattactgtatgtgaaacagatgacctgttttacaataaaataaattttatttattaaaataaataaattaaaacacacacacacacaactatccAGTCTTAAGATTGCTCAAACTTGCCTGCTCCTTCCTTCTTTTGGAAGCCAAAATGGCTTGTGTCCATGCTGGCACTTTTTCATCTAGCCCTGCATGGCACGACATGTCCCTTAAATAAACTCTTCTTTCAATAGCACTGacttctccatatcctcactcAGTTACCTTGGTAAATTAAACCCTGGGTACTATCAAAACACCCAccaatgtgtttttatttcagtttttatatttttaaattataaaattcccagttggttcttctttatatcttatataaatattttctaaggttttctgttttttttcccccacttgaTTCAGGAGCATGCGTGATAGCTTATTAGAACATTTAATAACTGCTTTAAAATTCCTGTCCAATAATTCCAACATCTGTGTCATCTTGGTGTTGGTAACTCTTGATCGTCTTTTCTTACTTGAGTTGAAATGTTCCTAATATGATGAGTAAGTTTGGACTATATCCTGAGCATTTTTTATTAgggtggccaaaaaattcatttgaaatttttgtAAGATGGTATTGAACAACCTGAaggaatttttggccaacccagtattataAGACTCCGGTTCTTATGTACATTTCCTAGTTTAGTATTTAGTTAACCTGTTTATATTCAGAATGCATATCCTAGCCTATGTTTGTGAACTGTGGTTCAAATTCAGTTTATGTGGCTTCTACAGAACCATTGCTCATTCTAATCCTCAGACCCTGTGAACATGTTCCCTTATTCTTATatggaatatctttttatatggaaaatatattcttattacATTCTAATATATTCTTATATGTTCCCATGGTAAAAGAGACTGCAAGTGTGATTAAGGATCTTGATTATATTGGATTTTCAGGTAGGCCCAATGTAACCACATGTGTCTTTATAAGAGTAAGATAAAAGGGTcaaaaaaaggaggggagatGTGATCACAGGGTTGGAGTGCTTTGCTTTAAAGATGGAGGAAAGGGCAATGAGCCAAACCATGTAGGAAACCTAAAAACTGGGGaggaaaaacaaggaaacagactCTGCAGACAGAATGCAGCTCGGTGGACACCTTGGTTTTAGATGCATTCGGCTTTCTGATCtccaaaactgtaagataatacatttgtgtttTCTTAAGCCACCAAAATTGTCgtgatttgttatagcagcaacaGGAAGCTAATATAGTCAGCATTTTGCCACCCAGCTCCATCACTGCAGCACCACTGGGGCATGGCTTTTTCATAGTGTTCTGTCTCAAGAACAGGCAAGTTACCAATaacttagtggtttaaaagaGCATACATTTATTATTTCGTAGTTTCTCTGAATCAAGAGTCCTGTAGGTCAGaaggctaaaatcaagatgtGGGCAAGTTATATCTCCACTTACTTAGAGGTTCAAGTACCGAAAGACCTGCTCCCAACTCCTTCCCATTGCTGACAGAATTCATTTCTTTGCAGTTCTAAGACTGTGATCCCCATCGCCTTGCTAGCCGTCACTGGGGACCAGGCTAAGCTCCTAGAGGCCATTCTCATGTCCTTGCCAAGTCTTAGGACCCCTGTCGGAGCAAAAGAGATCCTCCCTCGTGTTGGATCCCTCTGACTTTCTCTTCTACCACGACCCAGAAAAAATTCATGACTTTTAAAAGACGCATCAGGATCACCTGTATAATCTCCATGTCTTAAGATCAACCATAGCATAGAACAGAGCCTAATCATAGAGGTAAAGTGATATTCCTAGTTCCAGGTCAGAGCATCACTGGTAGGAAATCTGGGGTGATATCTTGGAATTCTGCCTACAGCATACAGCTAAAAGATTTCTGTTTTATAGCTGCCCAGAGTAGGATTTTCTTGGGGATTTTTTTGTTCCTTCCCACTGGTATTTCCATGTTGCAAACTTCTCTCACACACAAACCTAGATATATACAGGGCAAGTAAAATctcaggaaaagaagagaagctaaggtaaaggagaaaagcaaagatataccctttggaatgcagagttccaaagaatagcaaggagagataagaaagtcttcttaagtgatcagtgcaaagaaacagaggaaaacaatagaatgggaaagactagagatctcttcaagaaaattagagacaccaagtggacatttcatgcaaagttgggcacaataaagaacagaaacagtatggacctgaCATAactagaagatattaagaagaggtggcaagaatacacagaactatacaaaaaagatcttcatgatccagataaccacaatagtgtgatcactcacctagagccagacatcctggaatgcaaagtcaagcaggccttaagaagcatcactaccaacaaagctagtggaggtgatggaattccagttgagctctttcaaatcctaaaacatgatgctttgaaagtgctgcactcaatatgccatttGGAAATTTGGCAAAtatggcaaatttggaaaactcagcagtggccacaggactggaaaaggtcagttttcattccaatcccaaagaaaggcaatgctaaagaatgctcaaactaccatataattccACTCACctcacacagtagtaaagaaatgctcaaaattctccaagccaggcttcagcagtacatgaaccgtgaacttccagatgttcaagctggatttagaaaaagcagaggaaccagagatcaaatcgccaacatccattggatcgtaaaaaaggcaagagagttccagaaaaacatcgacttctgctttactaactacgccaaagcctttgactgtgtggatcatgacaaactgtggaaaattcttcaagatctggagataccagaccactttacctgcctcctgagaagcctgtacgcaggtcaagaagcaacagttaaaaccggacgtggaacaatgaacagactggttccaaattgggaaaggagtacatcaaggctatattttgtcaccctgcttatttaactttttgcaGATTACaccatgggaaatgccaggctggatgaagcacaagctggaatcaagattgccaggagaaataacaataacctcagatatgcagatgacactacccttatgtcagaaagtgaagaactaaagagccttttgatgaaagtgaaagaggagagtgaaagagtggcttaaaattcaacattcagaaaactaagatcatggcatcctgtctcatcacttcatggcaaagaaatggggaaacaatggaaagagtgagagactgtattttgggaggcaccaaaatcactgcagattgtgactgcagccatgaaattaaaagacgcctgctccttgcaagaaagctatgaccaacatagacagcatattaaaaagcagggacattactttgccaacaaaggtccatctagtcaaagctacggcttttccagtggtcatgtatggatgtgagagttgaaccataaagaaagctgagcgcccaagaattgatgcttttgaactgtggtgttggagaagactcttgagagtcccttggactgcaaggagatccaaccagtccattctaaaggaaattagccctgagtattcattggaaggactgatgctgaagctgaaactccaatgctttggccacctgat encodes:
- the LOC113880719 gene encoding anionic trypsin-2-like; translation: MEGLRPMLIIPHPSFKQDSAEHDIVLIKLTRPLKLNDQVKLAALPSPTTNRMDDCAVFGWGWSWQNSEPKPDVKINQTVSCFPNEHCEASPIGKTPVKITENMFCAGLSLESKHTCKEVLAAPILCQNQLQGILSWSEGCVLRGDVGYYTKVSRYTDWIHRVISAY